A section of the Rhipicephalus sanguineus isolate Rsan-2018 chromosome 11, BIME_Rsan_1.4, whole genome shotgun sequence genome encodes:
- the LOC119373760 gene encoding sulfotransferase 1C2 translates to MDQESYRYVEGLWMHKYFRDEAIHSAIHYKPRDGDVFVMTYPKCGTNWTMFIVHNILSRGKEHSSVVEFRLMCPFIELTGAGAALNPSRTGPIMTHLPLSVFPPVDNAKYIYVARNPYDCAVSYYHFLKGLTPKTVADVSFESFLPLFLSGKVIYGDYFDHLLPWYERKNEANVLFITYEQLKADTRAQVLKIADFLGEDHGSALREDNALLEKVLHACSLENMKIFFSESPMEGVKKILEKTCEKSAPPEVLKNMDTEPAEMHEGSGFVRKGIVGDWRNYFTEEQINEMKKWIERKTQGSDVMTLWSDCHMP, encoded by the exons ATGGACCAAGAATCGTACCGTTACGTCGAAGGGCTGTGGATGCACAAGTACTTTAGGGACGAAGCAATTCACTCAGCTATCCATTACAAACCCAGGGACGGCGATGTTTTCGTCATGACTTATCCCAAATGTGGAACCAACTGGACAATGTTCATTGTTCACAACATCCTGTCACGCGGCAAAGAACATTCCAGTGTCGTCGAGTTTAGGCTCATGTGTCCGTTCATCGAATTGACCGGAGCAGGTGCGGCCTTGAACCCATCCCGAACGGGTCCTATCATGACCCATCTTCCGTTGAGCGTTTTTCCGCCGGTGGACAACGCGAAGTACATATACGTGGCGAGAAACCCTTACGACTGTGCCGTGTCCTACTACCACTTCTTAAAGGGGTTAACGCCAAAGACGGTCGCCGATGTTTCCTTCGAGAGTTTCCTACCACTTTTCTTGTCCGGCAAG GTCATTTATGGTGATTACTTCGACCACTTGCTGCCTTGGTACGAGCGGAAAAATGAAGCTAATGTGCTTTTCATTACCTACGAGCAACTGAAAGCAGACACGAGGGCGCAGGTTCTGAAGATTGCCGACTTTCTCGGCGAAGATCACGGCTCTGCACTACGCGAGGACAACGCTCTCCTCGAGAAGGTGCTGCACGCCTGCAGTCTCGAGAACATGAAAATATTCTTCAGCGAAAGCCCGATGGAGGGCGTGAAAAAAATCCTCGAGAAAACCTGCGAGAAAAGTGCTCCCCCTGAAGTATTGAAAAATATGGATACGGAACCTGCCGAGATGCACGAGGGCTCAGGGTTTGTGCGTAAGGGAATAGTGGGTGACTGGAGAAACTACTTCACAGAGGAGCagataaatgaaatgaaaaaatggATTGAAAGAAAGACCCAAGGAAGTGATGTAATGACTCTTTGGAGTGACTGCCACATGCCTTGA